The following DNA comes from Kitasatospora sp. NBC_01287.
TCCGCAACCCCGCCACCACGGGTTACGGACGCCTTTTCGGGTAACGATCTTGGGGGAGGCGCCACACGGTCAGCCATTTGGCGGTAAGAAGTGCTGTTGGATACCCAGCAGTGCCCGCAGCAGTCCGCAGTCGCAGTCCGCGCAGCAGTCAGGCCTGGCCGAGAGGTCTGGCCCGTCAAGGGAGCCCCACAGGTGAGCCAGCCCGAAATGCAGCCCGAGGAGAGCCCCTGGGGCAAGGACGTCGGCGAGGAGGACCAGCCCGGCACGGTGGTCGGCCCGGGGCGGGACCGCGCCGTCACCCGTCGCCGTGCCGACCTGAGTGCCCGCCAGTTCCCGCTCGGCGACTGGGGCGAGCCGGCCGAGCGGCTGGAGGAGCTCTACCGCTGGTCCGAGGAGCGCGCGGTCGAGGCGATCGACTGGTACCGCCGGGACCGGCTCTGGAAGCGCCGCTGGGCGCGGCTGCTGCGGGCCGGCGCGGCCGGCGGCGGGGTGTCGGGGGTGACCCTGCCGCTGGTCCAGCTGACCGGCCGGCTGCCGCACGGCAGCGCCTGGGGTTACGTCGCCCTCGCGCTGGCCGCCGGCTGCCTGGCCACCGACCGGGCCTTCGGGCTCAGCTCCGGCTGGATGCGCGACGTCTCCACCGCCCAGGCGCTGCAGCGGCGACTGGAGGCGTTCCAGTTCGACTGGGCCTCGGAGTGCGTGCGCGAGGTGCTCGGCCCCACCGAGGGGACGGCGGGCGAGGCGGCCGAGCGCTGCCTGGGCGTGCTGCGGCGCTTCTGCGAGGACGTCTCGGAGCTGGTCCGCGGCGAGACCTCGGAGTGGATGCTGGAGTTCCGGGCCCGGATGACCCAGCTGCCCACCCAGGCCCCGGGCAGCTGGGGGGGCCGTCCGGAGGGCGGCACACCGGCGCAGGTCCGGGTGCTGCCGCCGCCCGGCACCCGCCCGACCATGCCGCGCCAGCGGCCGCCGGAGGGGCCGCTGCGGTAGGTGGCGGTAGGTGGCAGCGGGGTGTCGGGCTTTGCGAAGCTTGCAAAGCCCGCCTGCCAGACCGCTCCCGGCTTTGCGAGCTTCGCAAAGCCCCGCACCGCTCAGGCGAAGACCACCATCGAACCCTGCGTCAGGCTCCGCGTCGCCGCCGCGTACAAGCCGGCCCAGGCGTGCCGCTCCCTGGCGTAGGGGTGCACGTCGTCCAGCGGCGGGGCGAACGGCTGCTCCAGGCCGGTGGGCCCGAGCGGACGGGTCGGCCCCGGCGGGTCCAGCGGGTCGATGCCCAGCGCGGGCGCGATCGCCTGCAGCTCGCGCAGCAGCCCGTAGGACGAGCCGAGCGGTCCGCCGGAGGCCAGCAGCTCCTGGTCCACCAGCGGGACCTGGAACTCGATCGGCACGTAAGCGCCGGCGTGGTCGAAGTGCCAGACCAGGTGGGACTGCTCGGCCGTGGCCTCGAACATCTCCAGCAGCTGCTCGTAGTCGCCGCCGAGCGCGTCCACCGGGGTCAGCTGGAAACCGGTCAGCTGCAGCAGGTAGGCCCGCCGCAGGAAGTGCAGCGAGTCGTAGTCGAAGGCCGCTATCGGCTCCACCCCGCCGGTGATGCCGGGGGCGAACTCGTACACCGGCATCCCCGGCAGCCCGCGCGCGGTCAGCGCCGCGTTGTAGATCGCGAGGTCGTCGCGGAACGGGTTCTCGGGGTTGCGGCTCAGCACGTCCACCAGCGGTACGAGCCAGAGGTCACAGGCCACGGGCCGCTCTTCCTCTCACTGGCTTCGGTCGTCCGAACCACCCTACCGGCCCAGTGCCGGTGGCGGGGCGGGGAGCGGGGCGGGCGACCCGGCCGCGGCCGGCTCCCCGCTCGGCTCGGCCAGCAGCAGCGGCAGCACCGTGACGCTCTCCAGCGGCTCCCCCGCCAGCTCGGCCAGCAGCCGCACCGTGAAGAGGTTGTACTGGTTGACCGTCCGGTGCGCGCCGGCCAGGTCGCGCGAGGCGATCTGCTCGACCAGCTCGCCCTGGCGGTCCCAGCAGACCCCGGCCAGCTGCTCGCGGGCCCGCAGGTAGCGGGCGGCGAACATCCAGGACTGCACCCGCAGCCAGTCCAGGTAGTCGGCGATCCGCCGGTTCTCCAGGAACCCGGAGAGCTCGTTCCAGAACCTCCGGTCGCAGCCGACCATCACGTCCAGCTGCCCGGCCCGCGCGGCCCGGGCGGCCGCCTCGGCCCGGCGGCGCAGCGAACTCAGCCGCGTCCAGTCGTAGCCGCTGGGCCGCACCGCCAACCGGCGGAAGGCGCTGTCGGTGAGCATCACCCTGGCCTCGAAGATCTCCAGGAAGTCGCTCCAGCCGAGCTCTGGCACGGTGAACCCGCGATGGTGCTCGGCCCGCAGCAGCCCCTGCGCCGCGAGGTCGACCAGCGCCTCGCGCGCCGGGGTCGCGGAGACGCCGTACAGCTCGGCGATCTCCTTGACGGTGAAGTTGCCGCCGGCCGCCAGCCGACCCGCCATCAGCTCCTCGCGCAGCGCCCCGGCGATCTGCTCGCGCAGGCTGTTGCGCTGGATCGGCAGCCGTCCCAGACCGCTGGCACTCACCGCACAACCTCCCTCGACCCGCCATCGGACCCACCCCGGGTCGCCACCGAGGGGTCATCCTCTCAAAAGCCACGCAAAACGCACACAACCCGGGTCCGGGCCGAGGAGGCCGCAGGCCCGGGGCCGCGGCTCCGGCCCACCGGCACGGCCGCAGGCGGCGAGCGGCGGAGCGGGGCGGCGGGGCGGCGGGGCGGCGGGGCGGGGCTCAGGACGGCGTGACTGCGGGAGGTCAGCGCTGCACCGGTGCCGGGATCCCGAGCAGCCGGTCCCGCAGCACCGGGAACTCCGAGCGCGCCTTGGCCACCTCCGCCACGTCGAACTCGACGCTCAGCACCTCCTCGCCCGGCCCCGCCTCGGCCAGCACCGTGCCCCAGGGGTCCACGACCAGGCTGTGCCCGGCCTGCTCGACCCCGCCGTGGGTGCCGGCCGTGTTGCAGGCGAGCACGAAGGCCTGCTCCTCCACCGCCCGGGCCCTGGACAGCAGGGTCCAGTGCTCGCGCCGCCGCTCGGGCCAGGCCGCCGGGACCACCAGCAGCTGCGCGCCCGCGTCCAGCAGCGCCCGGAAGAGCTCGGGGAAGCGCAGGTCGTAGCAGGTGGCCAGGCCCAGGGTGCCGAAGTCGGTGGCGGCCGTGACGATCTCCTGCCCGGCGCCCATCGCGACCGCCTCGCCGCTGTCGAAGCCGAAGCGGTGGATCTTGCGGTAGGTGTGCACCAGCTCGCCGCTCGGCGAGAAGAGCAGCGAGGTGTTGTAGACCGGGCCGTCCGGATCGCGCTCCACGATCGAGCCGGCGTGCAGCCAGACCCCGGCCGCGGCGGCCGCCGCTGACATCACGTCAGCCGTCGGCCCGTCCAGCGGCTCCGCGCCGTCCGACCAGGCGTCATAGGCGAAGCCGCCGAGCGGCCAGAGTTCCGGCAGGACCACCAGGTCGGCCCCCTGCTGCGCCCGGACCAGGGCGGCCGCCCTGGCCCGCCGCTCGGCCACCGGTTCGGCATCGGACACGGAGAGTTGGATCAATGAGGCGCGCACACTACCACCGTCCACGACAAGAGTCCTACGATCGTCACCCGAAAGCGCTGCCTGCTCTCTGCGGGCAGCGTAACGTGCGGTTTGCCCCTGGAACCGACGGATGGGCCGGAGAAGAAGAGCTGTGACCGAGAATCAGGCCGTACAGGCCTACACGGACGCCTGGACGCACTCCATCGAGTCCATAGCGGAGTTGGTGGCCTCGCTGCCCGGCGACTCCTGGAACCGGCCCACCGAGTGCCCGGGCTGGTCGGTGCGCGACATCGTCTCGCACGTGATCGCCGTAGAGTCCGAGCTGCTCGGCGACCCCCGCCCGATCCACTCGCTCCCCAGCGACCTGCGGCACATCAAGGACGAGGTCTCCCGCTACCTCGAACTCCCGGTGGACAAGCGCCGCTGCCACACCGCGCCCGAGATGACCTCGGAGCTGGAGTACGTGATCATCCGCCGGGCGCGTGCCCTGCGCACCGCCACCACCGCCGCCGAGGACACGGTGCGCTTCCCGGCCGGCCCGTACTCCTTCGACCTGCCCTACCAGCGACTGCTCCAGATCCGGGTGCTCGACGTCTGGGTGCACGAGCAGGACCTGCGCCGCGCGCTGCGGCTTCCCGGCAACCTGGACTCCCCCGGCGCCCAGGTCACCCGCGACCTGCTGCTGCGGGGCCTGCCGAAGATCGTCGCCAAGGAGGC
Coding sequences within:
- a CDS encoding maleylpyruvate isomerase family mycothiol-dependent enzyme — encoded protein: MTENQAVQAYTDAWTHSIESIAELVASLPGDSWNRPTECPGWSVRDIVSHVIAVESELLGDPRPIHSLPSDLRHIKDEVSRYLELPVDKRRCHTAPEMTSELEYVIIRRARALRTATTAAEDTVRFPAGPYSFDLPYQRLLQIRVLDVWVHEQDLRRALRLPGNLDSPGAQVTRDLLLRGLPKIVAKEAGAPAGAVVVFDVTGPLEFLRTIRVDENGHGSIDAQISLGPDVQFTLDWETWLRLACGRVRPGALPAGALRIDGDEELAQRVLANFVQTH
- a CDS encoding carbon-nitrogen family hydrolase, producing MRASLIQLSVSDAEPVAERRARAAALVRAQQGADLVVLPELWPLGGFAYDAWSDGAEPLDGPTADVMSAAAAAAGVWLHAGSIVERDPDGPVYNTSLLFSPSGELVHTYRKIHRFGFDSGEAVAMGAGQEIVTAATDFGTLGLATCYDLRFPELFRALLDAGAQLLVVPAAWPERRREHWTLLSRARAVEEQAFVLACNTAGTHGGVEQAGHSLVVDPWGTVLAEAGPGEEVLSVEFDVAEVAKARSEFPVLRDRLLGIPAPVQR
- a CDS encoding GntR family transcriptional regulator, translated to MSASGLGRLPIQRNSLREQIAGALREELMAGRLAAGGNFTVKEIAELYGVSATPAREALVDLAAQGLLRAEHHRGFTVPELGWSDFLEIFEARVMLTDSAFRRLAVRPSGYDWTRLSSLRRRAEAAARAARAGQLDVMVGCDRRFWNELSGFLENRRIADYLDWLRVQSWMFAARYLRAREQLAGVCWDRQGELVEQIASRDLAGAHRTVNQYNLFTVRLLAELAGEPLESVTVLPLLLAEPSGEPAAAGSPAPLPAPPPALGR
- a CDS encoding SLATT domain-containing protein yields the protein MSQPEMQPEESPWGKDVGEEDQPGTVVGPGRDRAVTRRRADLSARQFPLGDWGEPAERLEELYRWSEERAVEAIDWYRRDRLWKRRWARLLRAGAAGGGVSGVTLPLVQLTGRLPHGSAWGYVALALAAGCLATDRAFGLSSGWMRDVSTAQALQRRLEAFQFDWASECVREVLGPTEGTAGEAAERCLGVLRRFCEDVSELVRGETSEWMLEFRARMTQLPTQAPGSWGGRPEGGTPAQVRVLPPPGTRPTMPRQRPPEGPLR